The following coding sequences are from one Scomber japonicus isolate fScoJap1 chromosome 3, fScoJap1.pri, whole genome shotgun sequence window:
- the LOC128355890 gene encoding G-protein coupled receptor 61-like, producing MEPTWNSSHPPPQLMSNMSASSLPEGWALSQSLALLAMLVMDLLAVVGNVAVMAVIAKAPQLHKFAFVFHLCLVDLLAALVLMPLGMLSSRVFFGEALCRSYLFLSVCLVSAAILSISVVNVERYYYIIHPMRYEVKMTVGLVASVLVGIWVKALAMSALPLLAWFLQGGRTPLLEGSGVGGGGGGAVPSPPAQGHRRCSLHWTGGGSNRLAFMVLFTLVYFLCPLLVILVVYCNMFKVARVAAMHHGPLPTWMDTPRRQRSESLSSRSTMVTSSGTGTRTGRATPQRPFGGGKAAAVLAAVGGQFLCCWLPYFTFHLYSALAASPPAMLASLEEVVTWIGYFCFTSNPFFYGCLNRQIREELGKHLPCLFRRAGFEMEDRLPSREGSIEENFLQFLQGTGCNLDPQNSHSTSSPKGEACCPMAQSQPPEPAQPIPIDFRIPGQIAEETSEFIETEQVKNNHIYTDN from the coding sequence ATGGAGCCAACGTGGAACTCCTCCCACCCACCTCCACAGCTCATGTCTAACATGtctgcctcctctctgcctGAGGGCTGGGCTCTGTCCCAGTCACTAGCCCTGTTGGCCATGCTAGTCATGGATCTGCTGGCTGTGGTGGGTAATGTGGCTGTCATGGCAGTCATTGCCAAGGCCCCACAGCTCCACAAGTTTGCCTTTGTCTTCCACCTGTGTTTGGTGGACCTGTTGGCAGCCCTGGTGCTGATGCCCCTCGGCATGCTCTCGAGCCGAGTCTTCTTCGGAGAGGCCCTGTGCAGGAGCTACCTCTTCCTCAGTGTGTGCCTCGTCAGCGCTGCAATCCTTTCTATCTCTGTCGTCAATGTGGAGCGTTACTACTACATCATACACCCCATGCGCTATGAAGTAAAGATGACTGTTGGCCTAGTAGCTTCAGTGCTGGTGGGGATATGGGTCAAAGCTCTGGCCATGTCAGCTTTGCCACTGCTCGCTTGGTTCCTGCAAGGTGGAAGAACTCCTCTACTAGAGGGTAGTGGGGTTGGCGGTGGAGGAGGTGGGGCTGTTCCATCTCCCCCTGCTCAGGGTCACAGGCGCTGTTCTCTGCATTGGACAGGGGGAGGATCAAACCGTTTGGCCTTCATGGTCCTCTTTACTCTGGTGTATTTCCTGTGTCCACTACTGGTGATTCTTGTTGTGTACTGCAATATGTTTAAAGTGGCTCGGGTAGCAGCCATGCACCATGGGCCTCTGCCTACCTGGATGGACACACCTCGGCGTCAGCGGTCGGAATCACTTAGCAGCCGCTCTACGATGGTTACCAGCTCTGGTACAGGGACCAGGACAGGAAGAGCAACTCCGCAGCGCCCCTTTGGGGGAGGAAAGGCTGCAGCAGTGTTGGCAGCAGTGGGTGGACAATTCCTTTGTTGTTGGCTGCCCTACTTTACTTTCCACTTGTATTCAGCACTGGCTGCCAGCCCACCAGCCATGCTGGCCTCTCTGGAGGAGGTGGTCACCTGGATTGGCTACTTCTGCTTCACCTCTAATCCCTTCTTCTATGGCTGTCTTAACAGACAGATCCGGGAGGAGCTGGGCAAGCATCTGCCTTGCCTGTTCCGTCGAGCAGGGTTTGAAATGGAGGACAGACTTCCCAGCCGTGAAGGATCCATAGAAGAGAATTTCCTTCAGTTTCTTCAGGGCACTGGCTGTAACTTGGATCCTCAAAACTCTCACAGCACCTCCAGCCCCAAGGGGGAGGCGTGCTGCCCCATGGCTCAGTCCCAACCACCTGAGCCAGCACAGCCCATACCCATTGATTTCCGTATTCCTGGACAAATTGCAGAGGAGACTTCAGAGTTTATTGAGACTGAACAGGTCAAAAACAACCATATATATACTGACAATTAA